ATTGTTACTGGTTTAACTACTGGTTATGAGAAAAAACTTGAGATCAACGGTGTTGGTTATAGAGCTGCTGTTCAAGGTAAAGTTCTTAACTTACAACTTGGTTTCTCTCACGACATCAACTACGACTTACCGGAAGGTATTGAAGCTGCTGTTGAGAAAAACGTGATCATTTTAAAATCTCACGACAAGCAAACACTTGGTCAAGTTGCAGCTGAGATTAGAAGTTTCCGTCCACCTGAACCGTACAAAGGTAAAGGTGTTAAATACATGGATGAGCATATCGTGCGTAAAGCCGGTAAAACTGCTAAGAAATAAGGGAGGAAGATAGATGAACGCTAAAGTATTAAAAAGCAAATTGGCAAATCGTTTAAAACGTAAACGTCGTATCCGTGCAAAAATATCTGGTAGTGCTACACTTCCTCGTGTTTCTGTATTTAAATCAAATCGTTACCTAAGTGTACAAGCAATTGATGATGCAACTGGAACTACTCTATGTGCATTAAACTCAAAAGCGATTTCACAAAAAGCTAACAAAGAAGGTGCAACAGCTACTGCTGAAGCTTTCGCTGGAAAGCTTAAAGAAGCTGGTTTAACTAGCATCGTATTTGATCGTAATGGTTACCAATATCACGGCGTAATTGCTGCGTTTGGTGAAGCACTTCGTGCTAACGAAATTAAGTTTTAGGGGCTATGATGGAAATCAATAGAGATGATTTTGAAGAATCAATTGTAAATATTGGCCGTGTTACTAAGGTTGTTAAAGGTGGTAGACGTTTCCGTTTCACTGCTTTAATCGTTGTTGGTGATAAAAATGGTACTGTAGGTTTCGGTGTTGGAAAAGCTAAAGAGGTTCCAGACGCTATTAAAAAAGCTGTTGATGACGCTTTCAAAAACTTAACTACTGTTAGTATCAAAGGTACTACTATCGCTCACGATATTGAACACAAGTTCAACGCTTCTCGCGTTTTACTAAAACCAGCATCTGAAGGTACTGGTGTTATCGCTGGTGGGGCAACTCGTCCAGTTCTAGAGCTTGCAGGGATTCAAGATATCCTTACAAAATCTATCGGTTCAAACAATCCAAACACACTAGTACGTGCTACTATCGAAGCACTTAGTAGATTAAAAGGATAAGAAGATGGGTATTGAAAACTTAACTCCTGCAGAGGGATCAACTCATTCTCGTAAGAGAGTGGGACGTGGTCAAGGTTCAGGTATGGGTAAGACTTCGACTCGTGGTCAAAAAGGTCAAAAATCTCGTACTGGTTACAAAAGAAAAAGAAACTTTGAGGGTGGTCAACAACCACTTGCAAAACGTTTACCAAAAATCGGTTTTACTTCTAAAATAGAAAAACCATACGTAATAAACGTTGAAAAAATCAAAGCTGTTGCAGAGCTTGCTGAGATCACAATGGAGTCAATCCGTGGTGTTCACAAAATGTCTAACTCTGTAAACAAAGTTAAACTAGTAGGTGCATCTGCAAAAGATTTAGCATCGAAAATTAAAGACGAAAACGTTACAACTACAGGTAACTAGTCGTGAATAAAAATCTAGTTAATAAGATACTTATTACTATTGGATTTTTGTTTATCTACCGCCTGCTGGCATACGTGCCAGTTCCAGGTGTAGATACTGCTGTTATCGCTTCATTCTTCGACTCACATCAATCAGACGCATTAGGTTTATTTAACATGTTTAGCGGTAATGCCGTTGAAAGATTATCTATCATTTCACTTGGTATTATGCCTTATATCACTGCTTCAATTATCATGGAGCTTCTTGCTGCTACATTCCCAACTCTCGGGCAAATGAAAAAAGAGCGTGATGGAATGGTTAAATATATGCAAATAATCCGTTATGCAACTATAGTTATTACAATTATTCAAGCTGTTGGTGTAAGCGTTGGACTACAAAGCTTAACAGGTCCAAATGGAAATAGTGCTATCTTAGCTGATCACACTACATTTGTTATTTTATCTGCTGTTTCTATGTTAGCGGGTACTATGCTTCTTATGTGGATTGGTGAGCAAATAACTCAAAGTGGTATCGGTAACGGTATATCATTAATCATTTTTGCTGGTATCGTTTCAGCAATTCCAAGTGCTATAGGTCAAACAGTAACTATGGTAAATACAGGTGCTATGAGTTTCTTAACGGTAATTGCTATCTTAGCTCTTATTTTTGCAACTGTTGCTATTATTATTTACGTTGAACTTGGTGAGCGTCGTGTTCCAATCACATATGCGAAAAAAACTATGATGCAAAACCAAAATAAACGTGTTATGAACTATATCCCTATTAAAGTTAACCTATCTGGTGTTATCCCTGTTATCTTTGCTTCAGCAATTTTAATGTTCCCTATGACTGTACTTTCAAGCAGTACAAATCCTACGGTTCAAGCGATAGCGGACTTTTTAAATCCAAATGGATACTTCTTTAACTTTTTAACTTTTGTATTTGTAATTTTCTTTGCATTCTTTTATGCATCAATTACATTTAACGCAAAAGACATTTCAGATAATCTAAAACGTCAAGGTGGATTTATCCCAGGTATTCGTACAGGTGAAGCGACAAAAGAGTTTTTAAATGAAACTGCAAGTAGATTGACTGTAACGGGTTCTCTATACCTTGGTTTAGTGGCTACACTTCCGTTTATGATTATAAAAGGTATGGGGGTTCCATTCTTCTTTGGTGGTACTGCTGTTTTAATCGTTGTTCAAGTTGCTCTTGACACAATGAGAAAAATTGAGGCTCAGATCTATATGAGCAAGTATGAAACTTTAAGTGCAACTGGTCTATAAAAATGGCTATTGCACTTAGAAAACCACAAGAGATTGAAAAATTAAGAGCTGCCAACAAAATTGTTGGCGCAACTCTTGACCTTCTTCGCGAAAACACAAAAGTTGGTATGAGTCTAAAAGAGTTAGATGCTATGGCTGAAGATTATATCAGAAGTCAAGGTGCTAAACCATCTTTTAAAGGCCTATACGGATTCCCAAATGCAGTATGTACATCTTTAAATGAAGTGATCATTCACGGAATTCCAAACGATTATAAACTTCAAGAAGGTGATGTTATCGGTTACGATATAGGAACAGAACTTGAAGGTTGGTTTGGTGATGCAGCTATCAGTGTTGGTGTTGGTGAAATATCAAAACAAGATGAAGAGTTAATCGCTTGTGCAAAAGATACACTATATTATGGTATTGAAAATATCAAAGAGGGTATGAGATTTAAAGAACTTTCTTATATGATGGAGCAATTTATCATTGAAAGAGGTTTTGTACCGCTTAGAAATTTTTGTGGTCACGGTATAGGGAAAAAACCTCATGAAGAACCTGAAATTCCAAATTATCTTGAAGGTGGTAACCCAAAAGCGGGTCCTAAGATAAAAAATGGAATGGTTTTTTGTATTGAGCCTATGATCTGTCAAAAAGATGGTAAGCCTATCATCTTAGATAATGGTTGGGATGTTGTTAGTGCCGACGGTTTACGCGGTTCACACTATGAGCATACTGTCGCAGTTGTTGGCGGTAAAGCTGAAATATTATCTCTTGCGTAAGAGTTAAAAACTTTAAAGGACTAAAAATGGCTAAAGCAGATGTTATTGAAGTTGATGGCAAGATTGTTGAAGCATTGCCAAACGCAACATTTCGTGTTGAACTAGAAAATGGACATATTATTTTATGTCATATTGCCGGTAAAATGCGTATGCACTACATCAAAATACTTCCAGGTGACAAAGTGAAGTTAGAACTTACTCCCTACTCACTTGATAAAGGCCGTATCACTTATAGATACAAATAAGATAGTAGCTTCAGGCTACTACTTATCTTAAAACTTTCCAGAGTTTCTAAACTCAGCTATCTCAGTTTCTACCATTTCATCGAT
Above is a window of Sulfurimonas marina DNA encoding:
- the secY gene encoding preprotein translocase subunit SecY encodes the protein MNKNLVNKILITIGFLFIYRLLAYVPVPGVDTAVIASFFDSHQSDALGLFNMFSGNAVERLSIISLGIMPYITASIIMELLAATFPTLGQMKKERDGMVKYMQIIRYATIVITIIQAVGVSVGLQSLTGPNGNSAILADHTTFVILSAVSMLAGTMLLMWIGEQITQSGIGNGISLIIFAGIVSAIPSAIGQTVTMVNTGAMSFLTVIAILALIFATVAIIIYVELGERRVPITYAKKTMMQNQNKRVMNYIPIKVNLSGVIPVIFASAILMFPMTVLSSSTNPTVQAIADFLNPNGYFFNFLTFVFVIFFAFFYASITFNAKDISDNLKRQGGFIPGIRTGEATKEFLNETASRLTVTGSLYLGLVATLPFMIIKGMGVPFFFGGTAVLIVVQVALDTMRKIEAQIYMSKYETLSATGL
- the infA gene encoding translation initiation factor IF-1, coding for MAKADVIEVDGKIVEALPNATFRVELENGHIILCHIAGKMRMHYIKILPGDKVKLELTPYSLDKGRITYRYK
- the rpsE gene encoding 30S ribosomal protein S5; the protein is MEINRDDFEESIVNIGRVTKVVKGGRRFRFTALIVVGDKNGTVGFGVGKAKEVPDAIKKAVDDAFKNLTTVSIKGTTIAHDIEHKFNASRVLLKPASEGTGVIAGGATRPVLELAGIQDILTKSIGSNNPNTLVRATIEALSRLKG
- the rplF gene encoding 50S ribosomal protein L6, which codes for MSRIGKNPVEFAADIKVSANGNVITFAKGNKSVDLDTKGYVTFEIEGNTLTFKNLSESREHRAFWGTFRALAQNIVTGLTTGYEKKLEINGVGYRAAVQGKVLNLQLGFSHDINYDLPEGIEAAVEKNVIILKSHDKQTLGQVAAEIRSFRPPEPYKGKGVKYMDEHIVRKAGKTAKK
- the map gene encoding type I methionyl aminopeptidase, translated to MAIALRKPQEIEKLRAANKIVGATLDLLRENTKVGMSLKELDAMAEDYIRSQGAKPSFKGLYGFPNAVCTSLNEVIIHGIPNDYKLQEGDVIGYDIGTELEGWFGDAAISVGVGEISKQDEELIACAKDTLYYGIENIKEGMRFKELSYMMEQFIIERGFVPLRNFCGHGIGKKPHEEPEIPNYLEGGNPKAGPKIKNGMVFCIEPMICQKDGKPIILDNGWDVVSADGLRGSHYEHTVAVVGGKAEILSLA
- the rplO gene encoding 50S ribosomal protein L15 — its product is MGIENLTPAEGSTHSRKRVGRGQGSGMGKTSTRGQKGQKSRTGYKRKRNFEGGQQPLAKRLPKIGFTSKIEKPYVINVEKIKAVAELAEITMESIRGVHKMSNSVNKVKLVGASAKDLASKIKDENVTTTGN
- the rplR gene encoding 50S ribosomal protein L18 — encoded protein: MNAKVLKSKLANRLKRKRRIRAKISGSATLPRVSVFKSNRYLSVQAIDDATGTTLCALNSKAISQKANKEGATATAEAFAGKLKEAGLTSIVFDRNGYQYHGVIAAFGEALRANEIKF